A stretch of the Streptosporangium sp. NBC_01755 genome encodes the following:
- a CDS encoding helix-turn-helix domain-containing protein has protein sequence MQEKDELGAVAPLPRIKRQPPTVRLRRLAAELRRLRQEAGLSQAEVTEKTDVNLATLHRIETAKTKPQLRTLNALLDAYSVTGSQRTDLVTLQKEAKQRGWLHGLEADLPDKYSAYIGLEAEAHQAINYESLFIPGLLQTEDYMRAMIRGVRPTVTDDEIEDRVAARMQRQALLEGDTPLHLWAILDQAALFRAVGGDLIMRAQLKHLAQQAKRPHITVQVIPFSAGAHPGMPGSFIVLKFAADNPDVIHIDSMAGDLFLEEETDIQRYNDMCQHLRAVALSPADTAALLASLHRDH, from the coding sequence ATGCAGGAGAAGGATGAGTTGGGGGCAGTTGCACCCCTGCCACGGATCAAGCGTCAACCGCCAACGGTGCGCCTGCGGCGTCTGGCAGCCGAGCTACGCCGCCTCCGCCAGGAGGCCGGACTCTCCCAGGCCGAGGTGACCGAGAAGACCGACGTCAACCTCGCTACGCTCCACCGAATCGAAACGGCCAAGACCAAGCCGCAGCTCCGGACACTCAACGCCCTGCTCGACGCTTACAGCGTCACCGGCAGCCAGCGCACCGACCTGGTGACGCTACAGAAGGAGGCCAAGCAGCGCGGGTGGCTGCACGGCCTCGAAGCAGACCTCCCCGACAAGTACAGCGCCTATATCGGCCTGGAGGCCGAGGCCCATCAGGCCATAAATTACGAGTCGCTGTTCATCCCCGGCCTGCTACAGACCGAGGACTACATGCGGGCGATGATTCGCGGTGTCCGTCCGACCGTTACCGATGACGAAATCGAGGATCGTGTCGCTGCCCGGATGCAGCGACAGGCTCTCCTGGAGGGAGACACACCGCTGCACCTATGGGCGATCCTGGATCAGGCCGCCCTGTTCCGGGCGGTGGGCGGTGATCTCATCATGCGCGCTCAGCTCAAACATCTGGCCCAGCAAGCCAAGCGCCCGCATATCACCGTCCAGGTCATCCCGTTCTCCGCTGGAGCCCACCCAGGTATGCCCGGCAGCTTCATCGTCTTGAAGTTCGCTGCGGACAACCCCGATGTGATTCACATCGACAGCATGGCCGGCGACCTTTTCCTTGAGGAAGAAACAGATATCCAGCGGTATAACGATATGTGTCAGCATCTTCGCGCGGTAGCGCTCAGCCCCGCCGACACAGCAGCGCTACTCGCATCTCTACACAGAGATCACTAG
- a CDS encoding DUF397 domain-containing protein — MQPDLSGARWRKSSLSADGPSCVEMAFVGNDVAVRDTKNRDGGTLIFRRTDWTTFINGIKNGDFAPLS; from the coding sequence ATGCAACCAGATCTATCCGGTGCACGCTGGCGCAAGAGCAGCCTCAGCGCCGACGGCCCGAGCTGCGTCGAGATGGCGTTCGTCGGCAACGACGTCGCCGTCCGCGACACCAAGAACCGCGACGGCGGCACCCTCATCTTCCGCCGCACCGACTGGACCACCTTCATCAACGGCATCAAGAACGGCGACTTCGCCCCCCTCTCCTGA
- a CDS encoding NYN domain-containing protein translates to MLTNVYVDGLNLFYGRLKGSPYKWLDLDAFTRRLLPEHEIHRIRYFTANVMAWPDDPDKPNRQDFYLRALATIPHLSIHLGRFQVSTVRMRLAHPPPVGPKTVEVIKVEEKGTDVNIGAYLLSDALGGDCEFTVVISNDADLAEPIRMVCHDHGLPVGILNPGRRSKGSWQLQQIPPTFFRQIKTSAFEACQFPERLKDHEGDIERPALWHPDLWRK, encoded by the coding sequence GTGCTTACGAACGTCTATGTTGACGGGCTCAACCTCTTCTACGGCCGTCTCAAGGGCAGCCCGTACAAGTGGTTGGACCTCGATGCTTTCACCCGGCGCCTACTACCGGAACATGAGATCCACCGCATCCGCTACTTCACCGCCAATGTCATGGCATGGCCGGATGACCCCGACAAGCCAAACCGGCAGGACTTCTACCTCAGAGCCCTGGCCACGATTCCACATCTCAGCATCCACCTCGGGCGCTTTCAGGTCAGCACAGTCCGGATGCGCCTGGCCCATCCTCCCCCGGTCGGCCCGAAGACGGTGGAGGTGATCAAAGTGGAAGAGAAGGGAACGGACGTCAACATCGGCGCCTACCTGCTCTCCGACGCTCTCGGCGGTGACTGCGAATTCACTGTCGTGATCAGCAATGACGCCGATCTCGCGGAACCCATCCGGATGGTCTGCCATGACCATGGCCTGCCGGTGGGCATCCTCAACCCCGGCCGACGCTCCAAGGGCAGTTGGCAACTGCAGCAGATTCCGCCGACCTTCTTCCGCCAGATCAAGACAAGCGCCTTCGAAGCCTGTCAGTTCCCTGAGAGGCTCAAAGATCACGAGGGAGACATCGAGCGTCCGGCGTTGTGGCACCCGGACCTCTGGCGGAAATAA
- a CDS encoding Eco57I restriction-modification methylase domain-containing protein, which translates to MLRELLGWDDAVRIGGIDELTIQVPEHDTSLTPHFALTVPGSGAGAGPAPDPGAIGTAPDPGAIGTAPDSDAIGGTPRPIAAGDVRLLGMISNDHPMARMRTSTWAATPVDRMAQLCRHHGVELGLVTDGRWWTLVWAPKGGVTTTAVFDAIPWPEAAERDVLRAFVSLLKLDRFFSVPQAERLPALLAASLDNQEEITEALGVQVRQAVELLVTAIGRAGVRDDIKAHEVYRGSVTVMMRIVFLLFAEERGLLPADNEVYATAYSAGRLCAELEQLAIDGSETELENGNAAWHRLLAVFKAVYRGVDHPRLSMHPHDGSLFDPDTFSWMPLNIDDRTVLHMLKAVQYVEVGTGKNRERRKLSFRSLDVEQIGYVYEGLLSFEGFRAADTVVGLIGKAGKEAEVELTDLESLAAGFGGTTGDGFAAKLAELYRDTGLGTAGAVARKLTPLDAAGELEATRKLLAATGGEAELARRLLPFAGIIRDDLRGLPLVILPGTLYVTESALRKNTGTHYTPRKLAEEVVEGALEPLIYTVGPLQTADRSQWKPKTAKEILKLKVADIAMGSAAFLVAAARYLGEALVEAWSREGDERAVAYLDGREDDRVRTVDAEADPLVIEARRQIIEHCLYGADINPMAVEMAKLSLWLVSMDPARPFTFVDDRLVAGDSLLGITSLEQLEVMHMDPAKGRKVHEDLFDWTAGVRSKVAELADRRRGIADIELGEDPLAGLARKRARLEEIGIASAQLRLFADLTVGAALAYAGKGDRALKVGSEHAAKVANDVFEGRGELEARELRKEWLATDQLEGNFDRQPIHWPLVFPEVFEGAGFDAVIGNPPFLGGSKITGAFGLLYREYLVESIGYSKRGNADLVAYFTLRSHAVLDKGGQAGLIATNTLAQGDTREVGLDQLVADGAVIRKSVKSRPWPSKSAVLEYCAVWISRMALGEDVKRIADDVPVAGITPSLDPVSRLTGNPYRLFGSQGISFTGSKLDAIGFTVESNVAMAMIKDDSQNAEVLFPYVNGQDLNSRPDFSGSRWVINFHDWPEDIARTYVGPYDQVIRLVKPQRETNNRKVYRDYWWHYAEKRPGMLKAIAGLKQIIVITLVSKVVMPVMVPTGQVFSHMLGVFATDDMAMLGLLSSAPHYWWARARASSMKADLRYTPSDVFETLPLPELTQEMRDLGNRLDTFRRRLMLARQAGLTATYNLVNDPKCEDEDIVELRRIHRAIDEAVCRAYGWDDLIDKLDHGHHPVARETRYTVGPGVQRELVDRLLELNHARYAEEVAQGLHDKGAKKNTRGKPKAKANTDQEDLF; encoded by the coding sequence GTGCTGCGCGAGCTGCTCGGCTGGGACGACGCGGTACGGATCGGCGGCATCGACGAGCTGACCATCCAGGTCCCCGAGCACGACACCTCCCTCACCCCGCACTTCGCCCTGACCGTGCCGGGCTCGGGCGCCGGGGCCGGTCCCGCACCGGACCCGGGTGCGATCGGCACCGCACCGGACCCGGGTGCGATCGGCACCGCACCGGACTCGGATGCGATCGGCGGTACGCCGCGCCCGATCGCGGCAGGGGACGTACGGCTGCTCGGCATGATCAGCAACGATCACCCGATGGCCCGGATGCGTACCTCCACCTGGGCCGCCACCCCCGTCGACCGGATGGCCCAGCTCTGCCGCCACCACGGCGTCGAACTCGGCCTGGTCACCGACGGCCGCTGGTGGACCCTGGTCTGGGCGCCGAAGGGCGGCGTCACCACCACCGCGGTCTTCGACGCGATCCCCTGGCCGGAGGCCGCCGAGCGCGACGTCCTCCGCGCGTTCGTCTCGCTGCTCAAACTCGACCGCTTCTTCTCCGTACCCCAGGCGGAGCGGCTGCCCGCGCTGCTGGCCGCCAGCCTGGACAACCAGGAGGAGATCACCGAGGCCCTCGGCGTCCAGGTCCGCCAGGCCGTCGAGCTGCTCGTCACCGCGATCGGCCGGGCCGGGGTACGCGACGACATCAAGGCGCACGAGGTCTACCGGGGCTCGGTGACCGTGATGATGCGGATCGTCTTCCTGCTCTTCGCCGAGGAGCGCGGCCTGCTCCCCGCCGACAACGAGGTCTACGCCACCGCCTACTCCGCGGGCCGGCTCTGCGCCGAGCTGGAGCAGCTCGCCATCGACGGCTCCGAGACCGAGCTGGAGAACGGCAACGCCGCCTGGCACCGGCTGCTCGCCGTCTTCAAGGCCGTCTACCGGGGCGTCGACCACCCCCGGCTCAGCATGCACCCGCACGACGGCTCGCTCTTCGACCCGGACACCTTCTCCTGGATGCCGCTGAACATCGACGACCGGACCGTCCTGCACATGCTCAAGGCGGTGCAGTACGTCGAGGTCGGCACCGGGAAGAACCGCGAGCGCCGCAAGCTCAGCTTCCGCTCCCTGGACGTCGAGCAGATCGGCTACGTCTACGAGGGCCTGCTCTCCTTCGAGGGCTTCCGCGCGGCGGACACCGTCGTCGGCCTGATCGGCAAGGCCGGTAAGGAGGCCGAGGTCGAGCTGACCGACCTGGAGAGCCTCGCCGCGGGATTCGGCGGTACGACGGGCGACGGCTTCGCCGCCAAACTCGCCGAGCTGTACCGGGACACCGGGCTCGGTACGGCAGGCGCCGTCGCCCGAAAACTGACCCCCTTGGACGCGGCCGGTGAGCTGGAGGCGACCCGGAAACTGCTCGCGGCCACCGGAGGGGAAGCCGAGCTGGCCCGGCGGCTGCTGCCGTTCGCCGGGATCATCCGCGACGACCTGCGCGGCCTGCCGCTGGTCATCCTGCCCGGCACGCTGTACGTCACCGAGTCGGCGCTGCGGAAGAACACCGGCACCCACTACACGCCGAGGAAGCTCGCCGAGGAGGTCGTCGAGGGGGCCCTGGAGCCGCTGATCTACACGGTCGGCCCGCTGCAGACCGCCGACCGGTCGCAGTGGAAGCCGAAGACGGCCAAGGAGATCCTGAAGCTCAAGGTCGCCGACATCGCGATGGGCTCGGCCGCCTTCCTGGTCGCCGCGGCCCGCTACCTGGGCGAGGCCCTGGTCGAAGCCTGGTCCCGCGAGGGCGACGAGCGCGCGGTCGCCTACCTGGACGGCCGCGAGGACGACCGGGTACGCACCGTCGACGCCGAGGCCGACCCGCTGGTCATCGAGGCCCGACGGCAGATCATCGAGCACTGCCTGTACGGCGCGGACATCAACCCGATGGCCGTGGAGATGGCCAAGCTGTCGCTATGGCTGGTCTCGATGGACCCGGCTCGGCCGTTCACTTTCGTGGACGACCGGTTGGTGGCGGGGGACTCGCTGCTGGGGATCACGTCTCTTGAGCAGCTTGAGGTCATGCACATGGACCCGGCGAAGGGTCGGAAGGTCCATGAGGACCTGTTCGACTGGACGGCAGGGGTTCGCTCCAAGGTCGCCGAACTGGCCGATAGGCGTCGGGGAATCGCGGATATCGAGTTGGGAGAGGACCCACTGGCAGGTTTGGCCAGGAAGCGGGCACGGCTCGAAGAGATAGGTATTGCCTCGGCGCAGTTGCGGCTTTTTGCTGACCTGACAGTGGGGGCAGCGCTGGCATATGCAGGCAAGGGGGACCGGGCTCTCAAGGTTGGTTCGGAGCACGCGGCGAAGGTGGCAAATGACGTATTTGAGGGTAGAGGGGAGCTAGAGGCTCGGGAGCTACGCAAGGAGTGGCTCGCTACCGATCAATTGGAAGGAAACTTTGACCGGCAGCCTATCCATTGGCCATTGGTGTTTCCTGAGGTCTTCGAAGGAGCAGGGTTCGACGCCGTCATCGGTAACCCGCCGTTCCTTGGAGGTTCTAAAATTACCGGTGCGTTTGGGTTGCTGTATCGCGAGTACTTGGTTGAATCGATCGGTTATAGTAAGCGCGGAAATGCGGATCTAGTAGCCTATTTCACTTTACGTTCTCATGCAGTTCTTGATAAGGGTGGTCAAGCTGGCTTAATTGCTACTAATACCCTCGCTCAAGGCGACACTCGTGAGGTCGGACTCGATCAACTTGTGGCCGATGGGGCCGTGATTCGCAAATCTGTAAAGAGTCGTCCGTGGCCGTCGAAGAGTGCGGTACTGGAGTATTGTGCAGTCTGGATCAGCCGCATGGCGCTCGGTGAAGATGTCAAGCGGATTGCCGATGACGTGCCTGTCGCAGGAATCACCCCGTCTCTTGATCCGGTATCTCGTTTAACCGGGAACCCCTATCGACTTTTTGGGAGTCAAGGGATTTCGTTTACTGGATCAAAGCTGGATGCCATTGGGTTCACGGTCGAATCCAATGTTGCTATGGCTATGATTAAGGATGATTCACAGAATGCCGAAGTTCTGTTCCCCTACGTTAATGGGCAAGATCTAAATTCCCGTCCAGATTTTTCTGGGAGTCGTTGGGTTATTAACTTCCATGACTGGCCAGAAGATATTGCTAGGACCTATGTGGGGCCGTATGATCAAGTGATTCGATTAGTGAAGCCGCAACGGGAAACTAATAACCGTAAAGTTTACCGTGATTACTGGTGGCACTATGCCGAAAAGCGTCCTGGGATGCTAAAAGCTATTGCTGGGCTGAAACAGATCATTGTGATCACACTCGTGAGCAAGGTCGTGATGCCGGTGATGGTGCCGACTGGGCAGGTGTTCTCGCACATGCTTGGCGTCTTCGCGACAGATGACATGGCGATGCTGGGGCTGCTGTCGAGCGCGCCGCACTACTGGTGGGCGCGTGCACGCGCGTCGTCAATGAAGGCGGACCTGCGCTACACGCCATCAGACGTGTTCGAGACGCTGCCCCTCCCCGAACTCACCCAGGAGATGCGTGATCTCGGCAACCGGCTCGACACTTTCCGCCGCCGCCTCATGCTTGCCCGCCAAGCCGGTCTCACCGCCACCTACAACCTGGTTAACGACCCCAAGTGCGAGGACGAGGACATCGTCGAGCTTCGCCGTATCCACCGGGCTATCGACGAGGCGGTCTGCCGCGCCTATGGCTGGGACGACCTGATTGACAAGCTTGACCACGGTCACCACCCCGTAGCCCGGGAGACCCGCTACACGGTCGGCCCCGGCGTGCAGCGGGAGTTGGTAGACCGGCTGCTGGAGCTCAACCATGCCCGCTATGCCGAAGAGGTCGCCCAGGGCCTGCACGACAAGGGGGCCAAGAAGAACACCCGGGGCAAGCCCAAGGCCAAGGCGAACACCGACCAGGAGGACCTGTTCTGA
- the drmD gene encoding DISARM system SNF2-like helicase DrmD has translation MVTSATPLSATQQRPGIGALVEIRGQRWVVSEVDAGEPSTLVGLQSVEDGRYGDRLDVVWEIEPGRRVLPSGSLPEVTPDGFDPPERLAAFLDAIRWSAVASADVKTLQAPFRSGVAIEDYQLEPVARALDAPRVNLLLADDVGLGKTIEAGLVAQELLLRNRARSIMIVCPAGLTLKWRDEMAEKFGLDFTIVDTERCAVVRRTHGSAANPFKVYPLTIVSLPWLRGPKAQRLLNEVLDSSGLERRFDLLILDEAHHVAPAAPKQVYAVDSQQTKLIRHLAPHFTHRLFLSATPHNGYDASFTALLEILDDQRFARGVEPAKAAVGEVMVRRLKRHIVNKDGSKRFLERAAQAIPVHYPEDEREAHGLLKEFAELRRNRLNRSRKGRKAADLVTLLLKKRLFSSPAAFAHTVGVYLSNVTDRAVETDDDDDEIPEWAEEFWENTATLDDEPLAEAEDDAIGMAAPLQGAATEAEVELLNRMRAWALDYAGAPDAKARELITYLKAVCRPDRHWTNERVVVFTEYRDTQRWLTELLRQEDLAGDRLAILHGGIAADDREQLRVAFQTDPAEHPVRILLATDAASEGIDLQNHCHRLINYDIPFNPNKLEQRIGRVDRWGQKHNPDIRHFVGTGWDSAVDSFEADLEFLSRIAKKVARMEDDLGSVNAVLADAVQKRMLGGIPDYDVERAPQKQTVQAETDVGEQVRRLRANLDDTKRELDLNPVKVKRVVDTALGLARQQPLRRHTDDKHLAEGLYDVPPLTGSWERATAGLAEKLRRKDEVPRQRPVTFDERATLDPQGRVRDDVVLAHLNHPLVAMSTRLLRAAVSNPEIDLHRVTAMVSDDPALETTLVGAFFRFVLVGGDGIRLHEEVLHAGGWIPESGRFRRLDSVTALGTLLGRALAGGTPASAPVRHRLAALWPKVGEAVLQSIDWRVNGKDQKRDQLERKLAQRMEAEQARLTANLARFESTLRAKLAENTDEDALFSRIEASRNKEELDQYRRDRRSWEDRLSRLAEERDRELATIAARYRDPQSHRFPVAVVFVVPKREATR, from the coding sequence ATGGTGACCAGCGCGACCCCCCTGAGCGCGACCCAGCAACGACCGGGCATCGGAGCCCTGGTGGAGATCCGAGGGCAGCGCTGGGTGGTCAGCGAGGTCGACGCCGGCGAGCCCAGCACCCTGGTCGGCCTGCAGAGCGTCGAGGACGGCCGGTACGGCGACCGGCTCGACGTCGTCTGGGAGATCGAGCCCGGCCGCCGGGTGCTGCCCAGCGGCTCGCTGCCCGAGGTGACCCCCGACGGGTTCGACCCGCCCGAGCGGCTGGCCGCCTTTCTGGACGCGATCCGCTGGTCCGCGGTGGCCAGCGCCGACGTCAAGACGCTCCAGGCGCCGTTCCGCTCCGGCGTCGCCATCGAGGACTACCAGCTGGAGCCGGTGGCCCGCGCCCTGGACGCGCCCCGGGTGAACCTGCTGCTCGCCGACGACGTCGGCCTCGGCAAGACCATCGAGGCCGGGCTCGTCGCCCAGGAACTGCTGCTCCGCAACCGCGCCCGCAGCATCATGATCGTCTGCCCGGCGGGGCTGACCCTCAAGTGGCGCGACGAGATGGCGGAGAAGTTCGGCCTGGACTTCACCATCGTCGACACCGAGCGCTGCGCGGTGGTCCGCCGCACCCACGGCAGCGCCGCCAACCCGTTCAAGGTCTACCCGCTGACCATCGTCAGCCTGCCCTGGCTGCGCGGCCCGAAGGCGCAGCGGCTGCTGAACGAGGTGCTCGACTCATCCGGGCTGGAGCGCCGCTTCGACCTGCTCATCCTGGACGAGGCCCACCACGTCGCACCCGCCGCGCCCAAGCAGGTCTACGCGGTCGACTCCCAGCAGACCAAGCTGATCCGCCACCTCGCCCCGCACTTCACCCACCGGCTCTTCCTCTCCGCCACCCCGCACAACGGCTACGACGCGAGCTTCACCGCGCTGCTGGAGATCCTCGACGACCAGCGTTTCGCCAGGGGCGTCGAACCCGCGAAGGCCGCCGTCGGCGAGGTGATGGTACGCAGGCTCAAGCGGCACATCGTCAACAAGGACGGCAGCAAGCGCTTCCTGGAGCGCGCCGCACAGGCCATCCCGGTGCACTACCCGGAGGACGAGCGCGAGGCCCACGGGCTGCTCAAGGAGTTCGCGGAACTCCGCCGGAACCGGCTCAACCGGAGCCGGAAGGGCCGCAAGGCCGCCGACCTGGTGACGCTGCTGCTGAAGAAGCGGCTCTTCTCCAGCCCGGCCGCGTTCGCGCACACCGTCGGCGTCTACCTGAGCAACGTCACTGATCGGGCGGTCGAGACGGACGACGACGATGACGAGATCCCCGAGTGGGCGGAGGAGTTCTGGGAGAACACCGCCACCCTCGACGACGAGCCGCTGGCCGAGGCCGAGGACGACGCGATCGGCATGGCCGCGCCGCTCCAGGGCGCCGCCACCGAGGCCGAGGTCGAGCTGCTCAACCGGATGCGCGCTTGGGCGCTCGACTACGCGGGCGCCCCCGACGCCAAGGCCCGCGAGCTGATCACCTACCTCAAGGCGGTCTGCCGCCCGGACCGGCACTGGACCAACGAGCGGGTCGTCGTCTTCACCGAGTACCGCGACACCCAGCGCTGGCTCACCGAACTGCTCCGCCAGGAGGACCTGGCCGGGGACCGGCTCGCCATCCTGCACGGCGGGATCGCCGCCGACGACCGCGAGCAGCTCCGGGTCGCCTTCCAGACCGACCCGGCCGAGCACCCGGTACGGATCCTGCTGGCCACCGACGCCGCCAGCGAGGGCATCGACCTGCAGAACCACTGCCACCGGCTGATCAACTACGACATCCCGTTCAACCCCAACAAGCTGGAACAGCGGATCGGCCGGGTCGACCGGTGGGGCCAGAAGCACAACCCCGACATCCGCCACTTCGTCGGCACCGGCTGGGACAGTGCGGTCGACTCCTTCGAGGCCGACCTGGAGTTCCTCTCCCGGATCGCGAAGAAGGTCGCCCGGATGGAGGACGACCTCGGCTCGGTCAACGCGGTGCTGGCCGACGCCGTACAGAAGCGGATGCTGGGCGGCATCCCCGACTACGACGTGGAGCGCGCACCGCAGAAGCAGACCGTGCAGGCCGAGACCGACGTAGGCGAGCAGGTGCGCAGGCTCCGCGCCAACCTCGACGACACGAAACGCGAGCTGGACCTCAACCCGGTCAAGGTGAAACGGGTGGTCGACACCGCGCTCGGCCTGGCCCGCCAGCAGCCGCTCCGCAGGCACACCGACGACAAGCACCTCGCCGAGGGCCTGTACGACGTGCCGCCGCTCACCGGCTCCTGGGAGCGCGCCACCGCCGGACTCGCCGAGAAACTCCGCAGGAAGGACGAGGTGCCCAGGCAGCGCCCGGTCACCTTCGACGAGCGGGCCACCCTCGACCCGCAGGGCCGGGTACGCGACGACGTGGTCCTCGCCCACCTGAACCACCCGCTCGTCGCCATGTCCACCCGGCTGCTCCGCGCCGCCGTCTCCAACCCCGAGATCGACCTGCACCGGGTGACCGCGATGGTCAGCGACGACCCCGCGCTGGAGACCACACTGGTCGGCGCGTTCTTCCGGTTCGTCCTGGTCGGCGGCGACGGTATCCGGCTGCACGAGGAGGTGCTGCACGCCGGAGGCTGGATCCCGGAGAGCGGCCGGTTCCGGCGGCTGGACAGCGTGACCGCGCTCGGCACCCTGCTGGGCCGGGCGCTCGCCGGCGGCACCCCCGCCTCCGCCCCGGTACGGCACCGCCTGGCCGCGCTCTGGCCGAAGGTCGGCGAGGCCGTTCTGCAGTCGATCGACTGGCGGGTCAACGGCAAGGACCAGAAACGCGACCAACTGGAGCGCAAGCTCGCCCAGCGGATGGAGGCCGAGCAGGCCCGGCTGACCGCCAACCTGGCCCGGTTCGAGAGCACGCTCCGCGCCAAGCTCGCCGAGAACACCGATGAGGACGCCCTGTTCAGCCGGATCGAGGCGAGCCGGAACAAGGAAGAGCTCGACCAGTACCGAAGAGACCGCAGATCCTGGGAGGACCGCTTGTCCCGCCTTGCCGAGGAGCGCGACCGCGAGCTCGCCACCATCGCGGCCCGCTACCGCGACCCGCAGTCGCACCGGTTCCCGGTGGCCGTGGTCTTCGTCGTGCCGAAGCGGGAGGCCACCCGATGA
- a CDS encoding DUF6461 domain-containing protein gives MIEIETACLTWIRTGDLDQAVRAFGGHPLVAEPETFDGLFGIAAEDLPDDATGVALVARHGEWAVIVEPFAFRGLSETLLGQVAAKGEAFRVAWTINMATFVSYVRDGEVVASFDALDLDGARGREWLDGLPVSEADWRADWKATAFAVAEHLSGVVIDDDWTARPHALHWLRPVTVGARPALRVDGRMRAIAAIDPRIARIIAEPTPDRLPEIVGIAAGLAVATAGIDGPLVEEALGLIAAGACSAELAGRLGVFRAEFARRASGAFQASPDSARERYPSPGHDTDYGRWMVKGAAAEALMTAVNPDMDLFWRAQQVVNQSGGTYLSEENRDIDRHYALGRVVTYLDS, from the coding sequence ATGATCGAGATCGAGACCGCCTGCCTCACCTGGATCAGGACCGGCGATCTCGACCAGGCGGTCCGGGCGTTCGGCGGACACCCCCTCGTGGCCGAACCGGAGACCTTCGACGGCCTGTTCGGCATCGCCGCAGAGGACCTGCCCGACGACGCCACCGGCGTGGCCCTGGTGGCTCGCCACGGGGAGTGGGCCGTGATCGTCGAGCCGTTCGCGTTCCGCGGGCTGAGCGAGACGTTGCTGGGCCAGGTCGCGGCCAAGGGCGAGGCGTTCCGGGTGGCGTGGACCATCAACATGGCCACCTTCGTCAGCTACGTCCGTGACGGCGAGGTCGTCGCGTCGTTTGACGCCCTGGATCTCGACGGCGCTCGTGGCCGGGAGTGGCTCGACGGCCTGCCGGTGAGTGAGGCCGACTGGCGCGCCGACTGGAAGGCCACCGCGTTCGCCGTGGCGGAGCACCTGTCCGGAGTCGTCATCGACGACGACTGGACGGCCCGGCCCCACGCCCTCCACTGGTTACGCCCGGTGACCGTCGGCGCGCGCCCGGCCCTCCGAGTCGACGGGCGCATGCGGGCCATCGCGGCCATCGACCCCCGCATCGCCCGCATCATCGCCGAACCCACGCCCGACCGGCTGCCGGAGATCGTCGGCATCGCGGCCGGTCTGGCCGTGGCCACGGCGGGCATCGACGGCCCTCTGGTCGAGGAGGCGCTGGGCCTGATCGCGGCCGGCGCGTGCTCCGCCGAGCTGGCCGGGCGGCTGGGCGTCTTCCGAGCGGAGTTCGCGCGACGGGCGTCGGGGGCGTTTCAGGCCTCGCCCGACAGCGCCCGGGAGCGGTACCCCTCGCCGGGCCATGACACCGACTATGGCCGATGGATGGTGAAGGGGGCCGCCGCCGAGGCGTTGATGACGGCGGTGAACCCGGACATGGATCTGTTCTGGCGGGCCCAGCAGGTCGTCAACCAGTCCGGCGGCACCTACCTCAGCGAGGAGAACAGGGACATCGACCGCCACTACGCGCTCGGAAGGGTTGTCACCTACCTCGACTCCTGA